Genomic DNA from Pseudomonas fluorescens:
CGCTGGCCAACATGCCGCCCCAGGATTGCCCCAACAGTGCATAGTTGTCGCCAATGCCCAGATAATCCAGCAGGTTCGCCAACTCATCGAGAAAGAGCGCCACGTTCCAGAACGAGGGGTCTTTCTCCGGAAGATGGGTAGAACGCCCATTGCCCAGTTGGTCGTAATGAATCACCGGATAGCCACTGTTGGCAATATCCTTGAAGGCATCGACATAATCGTGTGTACAGCCCGGGCCGCCATGCAGGATCAGCAGCGGCGTACGGCCGCTGCTGAAATCGCCAGTGATGCGATACCAGGTCTGATACGGACCAAAAGGCGCAAAGCCTTCGTGCGTTACGGGAAGATCCATTTCGTGCCGCTCCCTAGAAAACCTGCCGCACACGATACCGGGGACTGGCTGGCGGAATAACTAGAGAAACAGATAGGTTTTTGCCCGATTTCAGCTATCGAGCAACCGATAATGCACCGCCCTGACCACGGCTTGGACCCGATTCCTGGCGCCGAGCTTGTGCATGGCAGAAGTCAGGTGGAGGGTGATGGTGGCCAAGGAGCGATTCAGTTGCCTGGCGATGTCCGCCGCCGTCAACCCGTCAGCGGCTAACCTCAAGCACTCACGCTCTCGTTTGGTCAGGCGAACCGGGCATGCGCGGGCTTCCTTGCCGAGCAGCGGAAAAGCCGCCTCTTGCAGGGCATGGGAAATCAGGCTGAAGTCGCCCAGCGTTTGCCGGACATCCTGCAGGGTGCTCCCCTTCGTATCGGCGCGCAGCCCGGTCAATGTCGCAAAGCCGCCTTTGGGCAAATGCATCGGCACCGTCACGCCGCAGGTCATGCGCGAATCCTGCAGGTAGCTCACGACCGGTGCATGACTCTGGCCGATGAACGGCTGCAGCACCGTGTCGGCCTCCGGTCGATAGGACCAGACAAAAGGAGAAATGGCATTGATTGCCAGATGCTGGACGGGGTCGATCTGGTAATAACCTTCTTCACACCAGAGCGAGTGCCAATCACGGGGGGTATTGCGCAACTTCAGCACAGTCGGGGTGATCAGTGCCCCATCATGATCCAGCGGCACCGGACTGTAGTCGTACACCAAGGCTTCAAAGCCTAGCGCCTGGACCATCCCCAGGGTGTTATCCATCTGTTCGTCCAGGCTCCTGCCAGACAAAAGACGGGTATTGAAGTCAGACAGCTTGGCCTGCATCCATTCAGCTCCCGTATTAATTTCAATCCTGAAATCGTGCAAGTAGAATGCCACGCCTGAGCGAGGGAATGCCAGATCAAACCTATAAGAATTGCTAGCTTATGGGCGCGTAGCTTCCTCGGTAAGGTTTAGCCAAAGCGGCACCTGAGCAGGAGAGCAATGATGTGGCGTGAGATCGAGCCAGACCAGCGGTACGACGTGGAAGTCGATGGTCATCGTCTGGTGGCCTATGGCTTTGGCGACGGCGACGAGGTGCTGCTGTGCCTCAATGGCGGCCCGGGATTGCCTTGCGATTATCTGCGTGACAGCCATGGCTGGCTCAAGGAAAAGGGCTTGCGGGTCATCGCTTTCGACCAGTTGGG
This window encodes:
- a CDS encoding LuxR family transcriptional regulator; this encodes MQAKLSDFNTRLLSGRSLDEQMDNTLGMVQALGFEALVYDYSPVPLDHDGALITPTVLKLRNTPRDWHSLWCEEGYYQIDPVQHLAINAISPFVWSYRPEADTVLQPFIGQSHAPVVSYLQDSRMTCGVTVPMHLPKGGFATLTGLRADTKGSTLQDVRQTLGDFSLISHALQEAAFPLLGKEARACPVRLTKRERECLRLAADGLTAADIARQLNRSLATITLHLTSAMHKLGARNRVQAVVRAVHYRLLDS